One window of the Nitrospira sp. genome contains the following:
- a CDS encoding FIST N-terminal domain-containing protein — protein sequence MPSLSPTSPIQAATFHFVSAVSRNPDTEAAARDLVDEVSAKLGGVTPDLAFVFFSSHHVSRAELLAETMTDVLGARVSLGCSGEGVIAGAEELETSPAVTLWTACLPGVSLTPVRLSFSQTQDQFSLPGWPESDGQEGTFLLLADPFSTPMQDVLSLLEERYPGTAAIGGLAGGGQDAGENRLFLGRQTFESGLVGVRISGPIEVRPVISQGCRPIGERYVVTKAEHNLVHEMGGTPALTRLQTVFESLGGDDRRRAHRALHVGIVIDEHRNRFELGDFLVRNLVGADQTTGAVAIGDVVQEGQTVQFHLRDAKSASEDLHLLLAADRARHPNAPLGALVFSCCGRGQGLFGRPHHDSGVLTERLGQIPVAGFFAQGEIGPVGGRNFLHGYTASMALFAQPASKAGAQ from the coding sequence ATGCCCAGCTTGTCTCCGACATCCCCCATCCAGGCCGCAACGTTCCATTTCGTTTCCGCGGTGTCCCGCAATCCCGATACGGAAGCCGCCGCTCGTGATTTGGTGGATGAGGTGAGTGCCAAGTTGGGCGGCGTCACGCCCGATCTTGCGTTCGTGTTCTTTTCTTCGCACCATGTGTCTCGTGCTGAGTTGCTCGCCGAGACGATGACGGATGTGTTGGGCGCGAGAGTGTCGCTCGGCTGTAGCGGCGAAGGCGTGATTGCCGGGGCGGAGGAATTGGAAACGTCTCCCGCCGTCACCCTGTGGACGGCCTGCCTTCCCGGTGTCAGCCTCACTCCCGTCCGACTGTCATTCTCGCAAACCCAGGATCAATTTTCGTTGCCAGGCTGGCCTGAGTCCGACGGGCAAGAGGGCACGTTTCTCCTCCTCGCAGATCCGTTCTCCACTCCGATGCAGGATGTCCTGAGTCTCTTGGAAGAGCGCTATCCGGGCACAGCGGCGATCGGCGGATTGGCCGGCGGCGGGCAAGATGCCGGTGAGAATCGGCTGTTTCTCGGACGGCAAACCTTTGAGAGCGGGTTGGTTGGGGTTCGGATCAGCGGCCCGATTGAGGTGCGACCGGTCATCTCGCAAGGTTGCCGCCCGATCGGCGAGCGCTACGTGGTCACGAAAGCGGAGCACAATCTCGTGCACGAGATGGGCGGCACGCCGGCATTGACGCGGCTTCAAACGGTCTTCGAGTCTCTCGGAGGCGACGATCGGCGCCGGGCGCATCGGGCACTTCACGTCGGCATCGTGATCGACGAGCATCGCAATCGGTTTGAACTGGGCGACTTTCTCGTCCGCAATTTGGTGGGCGCCGACCAAACGACCGGTGCGGTGGCCATCGGCGATGTGGTGCAGGAAGGACAGACGGTCCAGTTTCACCTTCGCGATGCCAAGTCGGCGAGCGAAGATCTCCATTTGCTACTCGCGGCCGATCGCGCGCGGCATCCGAACGCACCGCTCGGGGCCCTCGTGTTTAGCTGCTGCGGGCGTGGTCAGGGGCTGTTCGGGCGTCCGCATCATGATTCGGGCGTACTGACGGAGCGATTGGGGCAGATTCCGGTGGCCGGGTTTTTTGCTCAAGGCGAGATCGGCCCGGTCGGCGGGCGCAACTTTCTTCACGGGTACACCGCCAGCATGGCGCTGTTTGCCCAACCGGCATCCAAGGCAGGGGCGCAATGA
- a CDS encoding NUDIX hydrolase encodes MTKHIYKGRIVTLNIDTVTLPNGVTVDLETIRHPGASAVVPMKDDGTVVLIRQFRHAAGGFIYEIPAGKLNPGEDPLSCAARELEEEIGYRATTLSLLSSIFTAPGFADEVIHVYKATGLMQGRQQLDRDEVLDVIEMSLAGAIRKIEDGTIRDAKTIVGLQAVYIRESMR; translated from the coding sequence GTGACCAAGCATATCTACAAAGGCCGGATCGTCACGCTGAACATCGATACGGTCACCTTGCCGAACGGCGTGACGGTCGATCTGGAAACGATTCGCCATCCCGGCGCATCGGCCGTCGTTCCGATGAAAGACGATGGCACGGTGGTGCTGATCCGTCAGTTCCGCCACGCAGCCGGCGGGTTTATTTATGAGATTCCCGCGGGCAAGCTCAATCCAGGAGAAGATCCGCTGAGCTGTGCGGCGCGAGAATTGGAAGAAGAGATCGGCTATCGGGCGACGACGCTCTCGCTGCTTTCCAGCATTTTCACCGCGCCGGGGTTTGCCGACGAAGTGATTCACGTCTACAAAGCGACGGGGCTCATGCAGGGAAGGCAACAGCTCGATCGGGATGAAGTACTGGACGTGATTGAGATGTCGTTGGCCGGCGCGATCAGAAAGATTGAAGACGGGACGATCCGGGATGCCAAGACGATTGTGGGATTGCAGGCGGTCTATATCAGAGAGTCGATGCGGTAG
- a CDS encoding enoyl-ACP reductase gives MLLSGKKGLIIGVANKHSIAWAIAQSAASQGATLMFNYQNERLRENVEELVATMPGAKAFPCDAGDDAQIATMMQNVGKEVGTLDFLVHSIAFAPREELTGQFVNTTRQGFATALDVSAYSLVAVTRAALPLMTNGGSVVTLTYLGAERVVPHYNVMGVAKAALEATVRYLANDLGPKNIRVNAISAGPIKTLAARGVSGISKMVDHHKEFAPLRRATEQGEVGDTALFLVSSLGRGITGEVIYVDGGYNILGSLASVD, from the coding sequence ATGTTATTGAGTGGCAAAAAAGGGCTCATTATTGGCGTCGCCAACAAGCACAGTATCGCCTGGGCCATTGCCCAGTCTGCCGCCAGTCAAGGCGCCACGCTCATGTTCAACTACCAGAATGAACGGTTGCGGGAGAATGTGGAAGAACTCGTCGCGACGATGCCCGGCGCAAAGGCGTTTCCCTGTGACGCCGGCGATGACGCGCAGATTGCGACCATGATGCAGAACGTGGGCAAAGAAGTCGGCACGCTCGATTTCCTCGTTCACTCCATTGCTTTTGCCCCTCGTGAAGAACTCACGGGGCAATTTGTGAACACCACGCGTCAGGGGTTCGCGACGGCGTTAGACGTCAGCGCCTATTCACTGGTCGCCGTGACACGCGCCGCGCTGCCTCTTATGACCAATGGCGGGTCCGTCGTCACGCTGACCTACCTCGGCGCAGAACGTGTCGTGCCGCACTACAATGTCATGGGCGTGGCCAAGGCCGCGCTGGAAGCCACTGTCCGCTACTTGGCGAACGATCTCGGTCCTAAGAACATCCGCGTGAACGCGATTTCTGCCGGGCCGATTAAAACATTGGCTGCCCGGGGAGTGTCCGGCATCAGCAAAATGGTCGATCACCACAAAGAGTTTGCCCCGTTGCGCCGCGCAACCGAGCAAGGGGAAGTCGGTGACACCGCGTTGTTTCTCGTCAGTTCGCTGGGGCGAGGTATTACCGGTGAGGTGATCTACGTGGATGGTGGGTATAACATTCTTGGGTCGCTGGCATCGGTGGACTGA
- a CDS encoding FKBP-type peptidyl-prolyl cis-trans isomerase — translation MSGSESSASEGKEITTPSGLQYIDQVVGTGDTAKAGQTVSVHYTGWLTNGKKFDSSVDRGQPFSFRLGVGQVIKGWDEGVQGMKIGGKRKLTIPSNLGYGARGAGGLIPPHATLVFDVELLGVQ, via the coding sequence ATGAGCGGGAGCGAATCATCGGCATCGGAAGGGAAAGAGATTACGACGCCATCCGGTTTGCAATACATCGATCAAGTTGTGGGGACCGGTGACACCGCGAAGGCGGGACAGACGGTCTCCGTTCATTACACCGGCTGGCTCACGAATGGAAAGAAGTTCGATAGTTCCGTGGACCGTGGACAGCCCTTCTCGTTCCGGCTCGGTGTGGGCCAGGTGATCAAGGGTTGGGATGAGGGTGTGCAAGGGATGAAAATAGGCGGCAAGCGCAAGCTGACGATCCCCTCGAACCTCGGCTACGGGGCACGTGGAGCCGGTGGGCTCATTCCTCCTCATGCCACGCTCGTGTTCGATGTCGAATTACTTGGAGTGCAGTAA
- a CDS encoding GNAT family N-acetyltransferase: protein MTIHQEWTIRQGRLEDLERLVAFSQAMALETEGRQLDADRLQRGTRALLNSTVHGFFMVAEQPQTRRVVGQLMITYEWSDWRNATFWWIQSVYVDPSWRRQRVFRTMHAKVIERARADPGVCGVRLYVESENSVAQDVYRRVGLKPSSYSVFETDFVLGHVHSLKDRPDEA, encoded by the coding sequence ATGACAATTCATCAAGAATGGACTATCAGGCAGGGGCGTCTCGAGGATCTCGAACGACTCGTCGCATTTAGTCAAGCGATGGCCTTAGAAACTGAGGGGAGGCAACTGGATGCCGATCGCCTTCAACGGGGAACGCGGGCGTTGCTGAACTCGACCGTTCACGGATTTTTCATGGTGGCAGAGCAGCCACAGACCAGGCGGGTAGTCGGTCAGCTGATGATCACCTATGAATGGAGCGATTGGCGCAATGCCACATTTTGGTGGATCCAAAGCGTGTATGTCGATCCGTCCTGGCGGCGACAGAGAGTTTTTCGGACCATGCACGCGAAGGTGATTGAACGAGCGAGGGCCGATCCTGGTGTCTGCGGCGTACGCCTCTATGTGGAGTCAGAAAACAGCGTCGCCCAAGACGTCTATCGACGGGTTGGTCTCAAGCCGTCATCCTATTCCGTCTTTGAAACCGATTTTGTACTGGGGCATGTCCACAGCCTAAAAGATCGTCCGGACGAAGCGTAG
- a CDS encoding mismatch-specific DNA-glycosylase has product MRILFVGINPGLRSAQMGHHFAGPSNRFWKLLHESRLVTEPLTFKEDQRLPDWGLGLTNIVGRPSRGIDSLSPQEYRNGMAALTRKVRKYRPRIVALLGITIYRIMYGSELSLPARIPLGPTSSDIAGVPIFLLPNPSGRNAHYGYADMLAAFRALQSLAGQSAVPDM; this is encoded by the coding sequence GTGAGGATCCTCTTTGTCGGGATCAATCCTGGTCTGCGGTCTGCTCAGATGGGACATCATTTCGCCGGCCCTTCCAATCGTTTCTGGAAGCTGCTCCATGAGTCTCGGCTGGTCACAGAGCCACTGACGTTCAAGGAAGATCAAAGACTTCCTGATTGGGGACTTGGCCTGACGAATATCGTCGGCCGCCCAAGCCGCGGGATCGACAGTCTTTCGCCCCAAGAATATCGTAACGGTATGGCGGCCCTGACCCGAAAAGTTCGGAAGTATCGGCCACGCATTGTGGCGCTGCTGGGCATCACGATCTACCGCATCATGTACGGGTCAGAACTATCTTTACCGGCACGGATTCCTTTGGGCCCCACCAGCAGCGATATTGCCGGGGTGCCAATCTTTCTCTTGCCTAATCCCAGCGGCCGCAATGCCCACTACGGGTATGCAGACATGCTCGCCGCGTTTCGAGCGCTTCAATCCCTCGCCGGCCAATCGGCGGTTCCCGACATGTGA
- a CDS encoding Trm112 family protein produces MAIDKDLLAILCCPETKQPVSLADEVLVRRINEAIGRGGLQNRGKQGVTQRVDGGLVRADAKIFYPIRENIPVMLIEEGITLEQVG; encoded by the coding sequence ATGGCCATAGACAAAGATCTGTTAGCAATTCTTTGCTGTCCTGAAACGAAACAGCCTGTTTCGCTGGCAGATGAGGTTCTCGTTCGACGAATCAACGAGGCGATTGGTCGGGGAGGGCTACAGAATAGGGGCAAACAAGGCGTCACGCAACGAGTCGACGGCGGTCTCGTACGCGCCGATGCGAAGATCTTCTACCCCATTCGTGAGAACATTCCAGTGATGCTGATCGAGGAAGGAATTACCCTCGAACAAGTGGGATGA
- a CDS encoding MBL fold metallo-hydrolase, which translates to MKLSFHGAARSVTGSRHLIETSICRLLLDCGMFQGRREEAAIQNRELGFDPKGLSAVLLSHAHIDHSGALPMLMQQRFSGKVHLTRATADLTAIMLQDAARIQESDCRYVNKKERRRGKKCVQPLFDSDDVEDITRRFVGERYHDAVKIAPRVTATFHDAGHILGSAAVRVKYTVRGNTATVLFSGDLGRSHMPILRDPEPPPSCDVLILESTYGDRLHDQAGEAMKTKAEELIAHAKAHKSKIIVPAFAVGRTQELVMRIKELVAEDRIDPIPIYIDSPLASRATEVFRRHPECYDEETYRTFTEDGDPFASRYIRFVSSPDDSKRLNAMKGPMIIISSSGMCEGGRVLHHLKHAIEDEANVIVFVGFQAEHTLGRKLVEGWDVVPIFGVPTKRRAQVVKFNGLSAHADRNDLLAYVRAINPLPSKVFIVHGEEKQALSLGVAIQSEHPSIDVTIPHRGSSYEI; encoded by the coding sequence ATGAAACTCTCCTTTCATGGCGCGGCGCGTTCGGTGACTGGGAGCCGACACCTGATCGAGACGTCCATCTGCCGGCTTCTGTTGGATTGCGGCATGTTTCAAGGCAGGCGGGAAGAAGCGGCAATCCAGAATCGTGAACTCGGCTTTGACCCCAAGGGATTGTCCGCCGTCCTCCTCTCGCACGCTCACATTGATCATTCCGGTGCCCTGCCGATGTTGATGCAACAGCGCTTTTCCGGCAAAGTCCACCTCACGCGCGCGACCGCGGATCTCACCGCGATCATGTTGCAGGATGCGGCCAGGATTCAGGAAAGCGACTGCCGCTATGTGAATAAAAAAGAGCGGCGGAGGGGCAAGAAGTGCGTGCAGCCCCTATTCGATAGCGATGACGTCGAGGACATCACCAGGCGTTTTGTCGGCGAGCGTTATCATGATGCGGTCAAGATTGCCCCCCGAGTCACGGCGACGTTTCACGATGCCGGGCATATCCTCGGATCGGCCGCGGTCCGTGTGAAGTATACGGTTCGAGGAAATACGGCCACCGTCCTCTTTAGCGGCGATCTGGGCCGATCGCATATGCCGATTCTGCGCGATCCCGAACCGCCACCTTCCTGTGACGTGCTCATTCTAGAATCGACCTACGGCGACCGTCTGCACGACCAAGCCGGCGAGGCGATGAAAACAAAGGCTGAGGAACTAATCGCCCACGCCAAAGCGCACAAGAGCAAGATCATCGTGCCGGCCTTTGCCGTCGGGCGAACGCAGGAGCTCGTCATGCGGATCAAAGAACTCGTCGCCGAGGATCGTATTGATCCGATCCCCATCTATATTGATTCTCCGCTGGCATCCAGGGCCACCGAGGTGTTTCGCCGTCATCCTGAATGCTATGACGAGGAAACCTACCGCACGTTTACGGAAGACGGCGATCCCTTCGCATCGCGCTATATCCGCTTTGTCTCGTCGCCGGACGACAGCAAACGACTCAATGCGATGAAGGGGCCGATGATTATTATCTCCTCTTCAGGCATGTGTGAGGGAGGCCGTGTCCTCCATCATTTGAAACACGCCATTGAAGATGAAGCCAACGTCATCGTGTTCGTCGGCTTTCAAGCCGAGCACACGCTGGGGCGCAAGCTCGTCGAAGGCTGGGACGTGGTGCCGATCTTTGGGGTGCCGACGAAACGGCGAGCGCAGGTCGTGAAATTCAACGGACTCTCGGCCCATGCTGACCGTAACGATCTCCTGGCCTACGTACGTGCCATCAATCCGCTCCCCAGCAAAGTCTTTATCGTTCACGGCGAAGAGAAGCAGGCCCTGTCGTTAGGCGTGGCGATTCAGAGTGAACATCCCTCCATCGACGTGACTATTCCGCATCGAGGATCGAGCTATGAGATCTAG
- a CDS encoding P1 family peptidase produces MRSRRRVALAVAVCLAGLSGWSMAGAAEGTDARQRVRELGIIVGNYAPGQFNAITDVPGVRVGHQTLISGEGALKPGQGPVRTGVTVIVPREDVWHKKVAAGSFVLNGTGEMTGLAWVAESGFLEYPIALTNTLNVPRVANGVMSWMIKQYPAIGIEDDTLTPVVAECDDGRLNDIQGRHVSEQDVIAALDSANSGPVKEGTVGAGTGMVSYGFKGGIGTASRALPEKEGGYTIGVLVNANHGRRPELVVGGVPVGKQYAAPQAVAEALSPGQSEGSIIIVIATDAPLDSRQLTRLAKRAALGLARTGSTARHGSGDFILAFSTANVIPHYPKEPTYTLTHLADTHLNPMIAATVEATEEAILNALTMATTVVGRDDHRVEAINLDRLRALASGSRP; encoded by the coding sequence ATGAGATCTAGGAGGCGAGTGGCGCTGGCAGTAGCCGTTTGCCTCGCCGGACTAAGCGGCTGGTCGATGGCCGGCGCGGCAGAGGGGACCGACGCGCGACAGCGAGTGCGCGAGTTGGGAATCATTGTCGGGAACTATGCGCCCGGTCAATTTAACGCGATCACGGATGTGCCTGGCGTCCGAGTTGGGCACCAGACCCTCATCTCCGGGGAGGGGGCGTTGAAGCCGGGACAGGGGCCGGTCCGCACGGGCGTGACGGTCATCGTTCCGCGCGAAGATGTGTGGCATAAGAAGGTGGCGGCCGGCTCCTTCGTCCTCAACGGCACGGGAGAGATGACCGGTCTGGCCTGGGTAGCGGAGTCGGGTTTTCTGGAATATCCTATCGCGCTGACGAACACGCTCAATGTGCCACGGGTGGCGAACGGCGTCATGAGCTGGATGATCAAACAATATCCGGCGATCGGTATCGAGGATGATACCCTCACGCCGGTTGTGGCCGAATGCGATGACGGGCGCCTGAATGACATTCAAGGCCGTCACGTGTCTGAGCAGGACGTCATCGCTGCGCTCGACAGCGCGAACAGCGGCCCGGTCAAAGAAGGAACTGTCGGGGCCGGCACTGGCATGGTCTCGTACGGGTTCAAAGGCGGAATCGGCACGGCATCGCGCGCATTGCCTGAAAAAGAAGGCGGCTATACGATTGGCGTGTTGGTCAATGCGAACCACGGCCGGAGACCGGAACTTGTCGTGGGAGGTGTGCCCGTTGGGAAACAGTATGCAGCGCCCCAAGCGGTAGCGGAAGCCCTCTCGCCCGGCCAGAGCGAAGGCTCGATCATCATCGTCATCGCCACCGATGCTCCGCTCGATAGTCGCCAGCTTACGCGGCTGGCCAAGCGGGCCGCACTCGGCCTCGCCCGCACGGGTTCGACCGCACGCCATGGCAGCGGTGATTTCATCCTCGCCTTCTCCACTGCCAATGTCATCCCGCACTATCCCAAAGAACCCACCTATACACTGACCCATCTCGCCGACACCCATCTGAACCCCATGATCGCGGCGACGGTTGAAGCCACTGAAGAAGCCATTCTCAACGCCCTCACCATGGCGACGACGGTGGTCGGACGCGATGACCATCGCGTAGAGGCCATCAATCTGGATCGGCTCAGGGCTTTAGCCTCCGGATCACGACCCTGA
- a CDS encoding DUF502 domain-containing protein — protein sequence MILAALFQTLDEVLNNVVGDHVSRHVPGLGLIILVSLVLIVGALTTHVIGQRLVSYVEQKLEQIPLVRSIYLTMKGMTDILNFRSRFGQSTVVAFPFPRDGLWALGFVMGTAPSVLQVARIDRLLMVFVPTAIHPFTGYLAFVPEKELRALNLPAEDAMKMEFSAGLFKPAAGWLQPPHPPRSV from the coding sequence ATGATTCTTGCTGCCCTTTTTCAGACACTCGACGAAGTACTGAATAACGTGGTGGGGGATCATGTGTCTCGCCACGTCCCTGGTCTTGGGCTTATCATACTTGTTTCGTTAGTGTTGATAGTAGGTGCGCTCACGACGCATGTCATTGGCCAACGACTGGTCTCTTATGTGGAGCAGAAGTTGGAACAAATCCCTCTCGTGCGCAGCATCTATCTGACGATGAAGGGCATGACCGATATCCTGAACTTTCGGTCGAGATTCGGTCAAAGCACAGTGGTGGCCTTCCCGTTCCCTCGTGACGGACTCTGGGCGTTGGGATTTGTTATGGGAACCGCTCCCTCCGTCCTTCAAGTCGCACGGATCGATCGATTATTGATGGTTTTTGTTCCGACAGCAATCCATCCGTTTACCGGTTACCTTGCCTTTGTCCCGGAAAAGGAATTGCGTGCCCTCAATCTGCCAGCAGAGGATGCGATGAAGATGGAATTCTCTGCAGGATTGTTCAAGCCAGCGGCCGGCTGGTTACAACCTCCTCACCCACCCCGATCAGTATGA
- a CDS encoding nitrate oxidoreductase subunit beta: MPEVYNWQLGRKMLYPYEERHPKWQFAFVFNINRCLACQTCSMADKSTWLFSKGQEYMWWNNVETKPYGGYPQFYDVKITQLIEQVNPGGQVWNVRVGRKHHAPYGVFEGMTIFDAGAKVGQAAIGYIPTDQEWRFVNIYEDTATSMRALVEGIDKTGFSRDEPWKMTGSSLPEHETFFFYLQRICNHCTYPGCLAACPRKAIYKRPEDGIVLIDQNRCRGYKKCVEQCPFKKPMYRGTTRVSEKCIACYPRIEGKDPLTGGEPMETRCMAACVGKIRMQSLVRIGEDGLWAEDRWHPLYYTIRVEQVALPLYPQWGTEPNGFYIPPRHSPRGYARQMFGPGVDNAIEKYLVPSRELLAVLQLWRASQQIVFRYDVIPGPKVFETQIHGKRFEMYNDTVLGFNKSGKEVARIQVEEPIYIRPAERVTWL; encoded by the coding sequence ATGCCAGAAGTTTATAACTGGCAACTGGGACGGAAGATGCTGTATCCCTACGAGGAACGGCATCCGAAGTGGCAGTTTGCCTTTGTGTTCAACATCAATCGGTGCTTGGCTTGTCAGACCTGTTCGATGGCCGACAAGTCGACCTGGCTCTTCTCGAAGGGTCAGGAATACATGTGGTGGAACAACGTGGAAACGAAGCCCTACGGCGGATATCCACAGTTCTACGACGTGAAGATCACCCAGCTCATCGAGCAGGTGAACCCGGGTGGCCAGGTGTGGAACGTCCGCGTGGGACGGAAGCACCATGCGCCCTACGGCGTGTTCGAAGGTATGACCATTTTCGACGCCGGCGCCAAAGTGGGCCAGGCGGCGATCGGGTACATTCCGACGGACCAAGAGTGGCGGTTCGTGAACATCTATGAAGATACGGCGACCTCGATGCGCGCCCTCGTGGAAGGCATCGACAAGACCGGATTTTCACGGGACGAACCGTGGAAGATGACGGGCAGCAGTCTGCCGGAGCATGAGACGTTCTTCTTCTATCTCCAGCGGATTTGCAACCACTGCACTTACCCGGGCTGCTTGGCAGCCTGCCCGCGCAAGGCGATCTACAAGCGGCCGGAAGACGGCATTGTGTTGATCGACCAGAATCGTTGCCGCGGGTACAAGAAGTGCGTGGAGCAGTGCCCGTTCAAGAAGCCGATGTATCGTGGCACGACACGCGTGTCTGAAAAGTGCATCGCGTGCTATCCGCGCATCGAAGGGAAGGACCCGTTGACCGGTGGCGAGCCGATGGAAACGCGCTGTATGGCGGCCTGCGTCGGAAAGATCCGTATGCAGAGCCTGGTGCGCATCGGTGAGGACGGTCTCTGGGCGGAAGATCGGTGGCATCCCCTGTACTACACGATTCGTGTGGAGCAGGTGGCGCTCCCGCTGTACCCACAGTGGGGCACTGAGCCCAACGGCTTCTACATCCCACCGCGGCACAGCCCCCGTGGCTATGCGCGGCAGATGTTTGGCCCGGGCGTGGACAACGCCATCGAGAAGTATCTCGTGCCCAGCCGCGAACTGTTGGCGGTGCTCCAGCTCTGGAGAGCCAGTCAGCAGATCGTCTTCCGGTACGACGTCATCCCTGGTCCGAAGGTGTTCGAGACCCAGATCCACGGTAAGCGTTTCGAGATGTATAACGATACCGTGCTGGGCTTCAACAAGTCGGGCAAGGAAGTGGCGCGTATTCAGGTCGAAGAGCCGATCTACATTCGGCCGGCCGAGCGCGTAACCTGGCTGTAA
- the gcvT gene encoding glycine cleavage system aminomethyltransferase GcvT, whose product MKQTPLIAQHRAAGAKLVDFAGWEMPIQYSGVLDEYHTVRSKAGLFDVSHMGRLMVSGVGALAFLQSVTTNDAAKLAVGQAHYSMVCNDEGGIKDDIFVYRLKQEDYLLCVNASNRGKVLTWLQAHPRDTNVVLEDYSDQMAQIALQGPLSKEIMIALGGAAVTTLKLHHTCEATLASIPTLIARTGYTGELGYELYAPSDRIGLLWERIVEAGASKGLKPAGLGSRDLLRLEMGYLLYGNDIDETTTPIEAAVEWAVSVEKGDFAGRAKLVAQKDGGPAKRFVGFELLEKAVPRHGCKILDARSSEPIGEVSSGNLSPILQKGIGLGYVPCALSAIGTRITIDIRGKAVPAQIVKTPFYRKPKST is encoded by the coding sequence ATGAAACAGACGCCACTCATTGCGCAACATCGCGCTGCCGGGGCTAAGTTGGTCGATTTTGCCGGCTGGGAGATGCCTATCCAGTATTCGGGCGTACTGGACGAGTACCATACCGTCCGCAGCAAGGCCGGACTCTTTGACGTGAGCCATATGGGCCGGCTGATGGTATCGGGAGTCGGCGCACTGGCGTTTCTCCAATCGGTTACGACGAATGATGCGGCCAAGCTGGCGGTCGGCCAGGCGCACTATTCCATGGTGTGCAACGACGAGGGTGGCATCAAGGACGACATCTTTGTCTACCGGTTGAAGCAGGAGGACTATCTGCTCTGTGTCAATGCGTCGAATCGTGGCAAGGTGCTGACCTGGCTGCAGGCACATCCGCGAGATACGAATGTCGTGCTGGAAGACTATTCGGATCAGATGGCCCAAATCGCTCTTCAGGGGCCTTTGTCCAAGGAGATTATGATTGCCTTGGGCGGTGCGGCGGTGACGACCCTGAAGCTGCACCACACCTGCGAGGCGACGCTGGCGTCGATTCCCACTCTCATCGCGCGGACCGGTTATACCGGTGAGCTTGGGTATGAGTTGTATGCCCCGTCCGATCGTATCGGGCTGCTGTGGGAGCGGATCGTTGAAGCAGGAGCTTCGAAAGGACTGAAGCCGGCCGGATTAGGCTCGCGTGACCTGCTTCGCCTGGAGATGGGCTATCTCCTTTACGGCAACGACATCGATGAAACGACCACTCCGATCGAGGCGGCCGTTGAGTGGGCGGTGAGCGTCGAGAAGGGTGATTTCGCCGGGCGTGCGAAACTGGTTGCGCAGAAGGACGGCGGACCGGCCAAGCGCTTTGTCGGATTTGAATTATTGGAAAAGGCTGTACCTCGACATGGGTGCAAGATTCTGGATGCCCGCTCCTCCGAACCCATCGGTGAGGTGTCCAGCGGAAATCTTTCACCGATCCTGCAGAAGGGGATTGGTCTGGGCTATGTGCCATGTGCACTGTCGGCCATCGGCACGCGGATCACGATTGATATTCGAGGGAAAGCCGTCCCCGCGCAGATTGTGAAAACACCGTTCTATCGAAAGCCCAAGAGCACGTAA
- a CDS encoding TIGR00730 family Rossman fold protein — MDSPEDHSLSDDILASSSYIPADRDTEFMQREELRPLRLGLELLKPELIQKEQGIQSTIVVFGSARLQEPVAAAVALRTAERELAEHPEDPSRHRQVAVAKRQRELSKYYDVAREFARLVSSSCQIDGRCDYAIVTGGGPGIMEAANRGAADVQAKSIGLNITLPHEQRPNPYITPELCFQFRYFALRKMHFLIRAKALVAFPGGFGTLDELFETLTLIQTGKVTGVSVVLVGRAFWERLISWEFLVDEGLIGPQDLRLFHYAETAQEAWDLIARNHDVRPKE, encoded by the coding sequence ATGGATTCTCCTGAAGATCATTCCCTCTCCGACGACATTCTCGCTTCTTCGTCTTATATCCCTGCCGATCGTGATACCGAATTCATGCAGAGGGAAGAGCTGCGCCCTCTGAGGCTCGGACTTGAATTGCTCAAGCCCGAACTCATTCAGAAGGAGCAGGGGATTCAATCCACAATCGTGGTATTCGGCAGCGCACGATTGCAGGAGCCCGTCGCCGCAGCGGTGGCCTTGCGTACTGCCGAACGAGAATTGGCTGAACATCCGGAGGATCCGTCACGCCATCGACAAGTTGCCGTCGCCAAGCGCCAACGAGAGCTCTCCAAGTATTACGATGTCGCCCGAGAATTTGCCCGGCTAGTATCCAGTTCCTGCCAGATCGACGGGCGATGTGATTATGCCATCGTGACCGGCGGGGGGCCGGGCATTATGGAAGCGGCTAACCGTGGAGCGGCAGACGTGCAGGCCAAGTCCATCGGGTTGAACATTACCCTGCCGCACGAGCAGCGACCGAATCCCTACATCACACCAGAGTTGTGTTTTCAGTTTCGTTATTTCGCCCTTCGTAAGATGCACTTTCTCATTCGTGCGAAAGCCCTGGTTGCATTTCCCGGGGGGTTCGGCACGCTCGATGAATTGTTTGAAACATTGACTCTCATCCAAACCGGCAAAGTGACCGGGGTCAGCGTTGTGCTGGTTGGTCGGGCATTCTGGGAGCGGTTGATCAGTTGGGAATTCCTTGTGGATGAAGGACTGATTGGGCCTCAAGACCTGAGGCTCTTCCACTATGCGGAAACTGCGCAGGAAGCATGGGATTTAATTGCCCGTAATCATGATGTGAGGCCGAAGGAATGA